ATTTTAAAAAGGTGAATTATTTAAAGAATAAAATACTTAAAAAGGAATAAACTAGTTAACCGACTCAAAACTGAGCACTAAGAAAAGGCCACGTGTACTAAGAGAAAAACGTATGGCCTGTGGCACGCTCACGCAGCCACCTCCTCTTTCTTCTCTTCCTGGAACCTTCTTTTATAACAATTCTCATTTTCACACAACGAAGAGCCATTAACAAAAAAAAGAGGACAGGCTTGAAGAAACTATCAAAAAGGCACCGTTCTGTCTGACTTTTCCATTATCGATCACAAAATGGCGACGTTCGATGAAGCACCTCCCGGAAACCCAAAGGCAGGAGAAAAGATCTTCAGAACCAAGTGTGCGCAGTGCCACACCGTCGACAAAGGTGCCGGTCACAAACAAGGTCCGTTCTCTCCCCCTCCTTTTGATTCCCTGGAGACAGAACCGTACCAACGTTTTTTGCAGACATAAGCAATAACAAAACAAACCTCTACAACTATGGTGTACATATGTGATCGAAGAGGAAAAACAAATAAATAATTAAACTATTAATTATAAATTTATTTTAAGTTTTTTTTTTTTGTAACAATTTATTTTAAGTTTATGTTACAAAAAAATTAAAATTTTAATATTACCTTTATAAATATAAAATTTATTTTTAGTTCATTGCAAGTCCATATTTTTCCTTATCCTAAATACCACATAACTTTGAACGTCTACAGGTTCTTACAATTACAAATCAATTATATGAGATTAGTAACTGATGCCCTTAATCTTTTCAAAAAAAAATTAGATGCCGTAGGCGAATGCTTCCTTTTTCCTTACTGAGTCACGGGCCTGCCTGGAGATATTGATGATTTTTTAGATCTATGGTTCTTGTTTCTGGTTTGATTCATTTACTATTGTCCTGGTCCGGATCTACCTGATATGAGTTCTTGCATTTGTTGAAACAGGACCAAACTTGAACGGATTGTTTGGAAGGCAATCAGGAACGACTCCAGGGTATTCTTACTCTGCCGCCAACAAGAACATGGCCGTCATGTGGGAGGAGAAGACTCTCTACGATTACTTGTTGAACCCCAAGAAGGTATTTTTCTTCTTTCTTGATCGATTTGAAGGAATATAATTGGAATTAGGTGTATTTTCATGTGAGTGAGGATCTTGATTGTTCATTAACTACGTACTTTAGTGGATTTATCCTTATGAGAATTTTAGGGATTATCATCTGTTGAAAACAACTATAAGGAGCTTGATGCCATCCAAATATTGTTCTATTAAATGTTTGATCTGCTACAATACCTATTTTGGTTTGTGCTACTTAGAGATTTAGCTCCATCATTTACATTCTCTTGTTGTAATCAGACTTGAATGTGCACCGTGAGCTGTGTTTGCAACATCTCAACAATGTTTCGTTATTTGTATTCCCTGCTCAAGATTTTTGCATCATTATTCAGATTTAGACTGTATCATATTCACGACAGAGTGGTTTTGGTTTCATCCTGAGTCATCTCTTCGTTTATGTGGATTGGTTGTTTCTTACTGAGCTGATTTTAAGAAAACGTGGATTATGTTTGGTTGTTACAGTACATTCCTGGGACGAAAATGGTGTTTCCTGGATTGAAAAAGCCACAAGATCGTGCCGATCTCATCGCTTATTTGAAGGAAGGTACTGCGTAGACTGGGGTTGCTCGGATATAATGAAGCCTCTATTCTCCTTGCATTTTTTTTTCTCACAGAAAATAAATCAGACCAAAAGCATTGTGGTCATGAACTGATTACGTGTTTCTTTTTTTTTTCTTTGTTAATGAGGCGAGTTGCCTCTTATAGTCGAATATTCGTTTTTGATGTGAAGACCAATCTCCACCACGAAATTTAATTATATTTAATTCTACTTTTGTTGGAAAGCAGATGCTACTTCTTTTTTTTTGTTAGAAACTTAGAATAGCCGTCGTTCGTTCTCAAAAAAAAAAAAAAGCAGCTACTTTAACATGAAAATTGTTTGGTCTACATGAAGAAATTTATATCAGCTTATAACGGTGATAAAATGTATGAATTCAGTTGGTAAATTTTCATATGAATATTAAAATAAATCTAAGTTATATTTTTTGAAGATAAAATATTGTACACGAAAACAGTAAATAAAATAAATTAAGAGTGTTTAGCACATGTAGTGATTTTATCAATATGTACATCTATGTAAGCTGTTTCAAAACAGAAACTAAGAACATATCTATGAATTTCTACAAATGAATCTCTACATATTATTACACTAACATTTAAAGTAATTTAGTTATATAATTAAGTAAAATATTTAATATGAAACAAACTATTTACAAAAGAATATAGCAATAGTTGACAAAAAAGATATGGAATCAAAATTTTTCTTACCTTCTCTCTTATTTTATATATTCTTTTTCTCAGAGTTTTTCATAACATATTATCGAAATCAAATTTCAGTTAGAAAAAAAAACAGTTTGGTTTCGACTAATGATTAATCAAATCAACAATAAATAATCAACAAAGAAAATAAATAAAGAAATTTGAGAAATGAATATATTTTGTTGGTGAAAATATTTTATAGTTTAGCTTTTTAATAATAAAAATTAAATGTATAAGAACTAAATTAATTTTTGAATATTTTTATGAAATATGCAATATTATTGTAATAATAATTAAATTGTTTAACAATAAAATAAAATTTATTTTTCTTAGTGTTCTTCCTCAGTTTTGATGAGGAAAAGTTGTTTTATATTTTCTTTGGAGAAATTAATACAGAGAAAAAGAGGAAAAACATGTCTGATTAGTAAACAGTTGTTTTTCTTTGGTAAAAATAGTAAAATTAGATTATCAAAAAAAAAAGAGTAAAATTATGTTAGATATACATGCGTAAATGCTGCCCACCTAAGATGAAACATTTTTTAAGGCAACTATTGACTGGATGTATAGCGGTTAAGAAAAATTTGAGATCAAGAAGAATGTAAAGAGATACAATACGTGATCGATGTGGAGCCTCCGAAGAGTCCACTAATCATGTATTTTTTGAATGTTCACCGGCGATTCAGGTCTGGGCACTTTCACGAATACCAATGAATCCAGATATATTTTCCACTCAATCATTGTTTACTAATATGGATCATTTATTTTAGAGAGTATCCCCCGAAATAGAGGATCATTACTTTGCTTGGATTCTCTGGCATATATGGAAATGTAGAAACAACAAAGTTTTTAGCAATTTGGATATGGACCCGAGAGATACTCTCAAATTGGCAGAACCCAGTGTTTTTAAAACCGGACCGGGAGCTGAACCGAAAATTTTTTGGATCACGGTTTAATATGATCTGGTCGGGTCAAACATGGTTCAATAATCTGGTTTAATATACTTTTAGTATATAAATTTAAAAATAATGTTAGTAAATATGATACACAATTAAAATATAAATAACTTTTAAACATAAACATTATAAATATAAACTAGTTTTATGTTCATATGGATGATTTATAGATTTTTGATAGTTTTCGTAGTTTAACAACTTTAAGATCCAATCCGACTACGTAATCGGTTCATGGTTGAACCAATTATTAGACCCAACCCGTTTATATACCCGGTTCATGGTTGAACACGGTCTAACCATCGGATCGGTCCGGATTTAACAATACTGGCAGAAACAGAATCGTTACTTTGGACGGAAGCACAAAATTCTCAGACTCAGGGTATGGATCTCACCCAAGTTCCTGTACCATTGACAATCCCGAGTATACCAGGTAGATGATGTTTTACGGACAGATCTTGGAAAAATGAGGATAGATATTCAGGGCAAGGATGGTATAGTACTCTGGAAGATTATGATGGACTAATGGGAGCAAAGAATACGAGAGCGAGTCAGTCGCCACTACACTCAAAGATAAAAGCTCTCATATGGGCAATGGAATGCATGAGGAATCTTATACAGTCCTGGGTTACTTTTGCAACGGATTGTGCTCAATTGGTAAAGATGGTTTTGGAACCAGAAGAGTTACCAGCTTTTGAAAGCTATTTGGAAGACATAAATTTTTTGAAGAGAAGTTTCAACAGCTCAGAGATCATTCATATACCACAGACACAAAACTTAAAGGTGGATAGTCTCGCACGCAATGCAAGGAAACAATCATCGTTTGTCGTCATATGGATGCAAAGCTACTGGGATAGTTCGCAGAGTCTATATGAGTCTGTTTTAGTTGCTGAAAAAAAAAAGCAACATTCTAGATCATATACCAAAAAGATATTGTAAAATATGCATGATTCATCAAATCAAAGTTTGATTTCTTCTTTTAGATGCACCGATTAATTGTGATTATCTTGGAAGAATAAGTTCGTAACATATTTTATATTTTCGGATGGTTATTTAATATTTTTAGTAAAATGCTCTCCACGTTGATCATATCAAAAGTTTTAACTGTATTTACCAAACTAGTTGGGTCCGGACATCTATGATTTGTGTTCGTCTTCTTGATTTATATAGGTTTTGTTGCCTTGTTGGTCTTCATTTTGTTGGTCTTCATAATATTTCTTCATCTCAGCTTTTTTTTTTTTTTTTTTTACACAGAGTTTCTTCATCTCGGCTTGATTTCGTTTTACTGCGTTTTTTGTTTTGTTTTGATTAAACAGTTTGGTGTTGACAATGGTATGTTTTCAATTTTAACTTTGGTTTGGTCTTAGTTTCCTGAAAAACTGTGTTCTTGTCAGCTTTGCTTCCGAAAATGTCAATTTTATGCCGGTTTTGTATACATCATTTATCTGACAATGTTTTAAATTAAAAAATTCTCATAAAAATACTATGTTTTTATTAAATAAAATACAAAATTGTTCTCCATTGTAGAGTTTGATACATACATCCATATGTTATACGAAGATGTTATTTTCACAATTTCCACACAGTATCGAAAATAATCATATGTCAATACATAATTTACAAAAAATATTATATAATAATTTTTAAATATGGCTACTAAAAATAGGTAAACGAGTTATATAGTAACATTACATGCACGAAAAAATACATTAAAACACACAAAATTTTCATCTTTGTGAAACAAATAAAAATTTCATCAGGATCGGGCCTTGAGGAGACAGAACTGGAGATGATACAGGCCACCACTGGAATGAACTTAGGATCTCTACCATTTAGATACCTAGGTGTTCCTCTGAACTCAAAGAAACTCTATTTGACCACTGCTGAACCATTACTACAGCAGATAAAGGCAAAGTTCTAGTCATGGTAAGTTAAAACCCTTTCCTTTGCTGGGCGCCTTCTTCTTATAAAAACAGTCATAGCTGGGATTACAACCTTTTGGTGTTCGTCGTTTATCGTCCCAAAAACGTGCATCACCAAGATCAATTCCCTTTGTAGTGTGTTCCTCTGGTAAGGCGATGTGGAGATGAGGAACTCAGCAAGAGTGAGCTGGGAAACTGTGGTCTTGCCGAGGGAGCAAGGAGGACTGGGGATAAAAGATCTTCAGACATGGAACAAAGCCTGCACAATGTGACTCCTGTGGCTGCTATTCTTTAGAAGTGGTTCGGTCTGGGTGGTGTGGTTTAAAGAAGTAGTGCTCAAGGGAAGTCTCTCAAATTACTGGACAACAAAGCCTAGTGCTTCCTTCTCCTGGTTAGCAAACAAACTCCCCAAACCGAAGGATACTGTTTTTCCTCTCATTAAAGTGCGTATCCAGAATGGCCTCTCTACACGATTCTGGTTTGATAACTGGACCCCATTGGGGAGCCTCTACAACTATCTTAATGGTTCTAACTCTTGTCTTGGTATCTCACTAAAAGCAATGGTTGGTTCTCTGGTTAATAATGGAAGATGGCGGCTTCCTCCTGCGCGATCAGAAGAGCAGCTGCAGCTGCAAACATTCTTAACCACGATCGACCTGACAGAAGAAGAAGACAATTATGAGTGGGAGCTAGGCGGAGCTCAGACATCAAGAGACAGCACTGGAGAGGTCTACACTTACCTAAGGCCGACTCTGCCTAAAGTGTCGTGGGAAGCAGTAGTGTGGACAAAGCGAGGAGTCCCGAGGCATAACTTCCATCTCTGGTTGGTTGTACAAGATAGAATCCCGACTAGGGATAAACTACTTAGATGGAGACTGCAAGTGGACCCTCTCTGTCTACTCTGTAATGGCGCGAACGAATCGCGAGATCACCTTTATAAGGACTGTCCCTTCAGCTTCGATCTATGGACTCAACTGGCGACAAGACTTCGATTGCAACCACTTAGGTCATGCGGAGGTACTCTCAACCAAATGATCGCTCTACTCAAAGACAAACCGCTCACTAGGATGAAATCATCTGGCTCTAACTTGGTCTCTCCTCCCGGTTCAATTCACTCCTACACCTGGGCTTGAGGCCTTCAAGGCTTCTCAAACTTCTGTTTCAACTAAAGTTCACTTTTTATGGGTTCTAACCGGACTTGGTCCGACTTAAAACTAGTCTTGGGGTTTGTAAACATTTTTATTCCTATGCATTAAATATGAAAGCCTTTTTTCAAAAAAAAATAAAATAAAAATTTCATAGCTATTATTTTCGTGGAACCGAGATAATATTATATTTAGTAAAATTATTAAATAATTATTTATTATATATATAAAAAATAAAAGTATTAAAATCTTTTGCTTTTTTAATGAAAAATGTATTTGTGAAAATGTACATTTAATGGAAATAAACATGAACAATAGTACCAACAAATGTTAAAAAAATTCTCAAAAAAGAAGCGAAATGCAGTAAAAATGGTTTTGATATAATCAAAAATATTTTCTCAAACAATCAGTTGGATTTGGGATTATTATATAAGGGATCTGGGATTTTTGAAACAAATAAACTTCGGCCACCAATGAAACTACCATGGATTCGACATAAAAAGAAGATATAAAGACAAGAGGAAGAAGGATGATGTCGGCCAATCAATATTTTTTCAAAACTTATATATTGATACAATATATTTGGTATCAAAATATTTGTTTGAAATCACAATGCATCACCCAAGAAGCAGCAATATTCATTTTTTTTTATTGTATGACAATATCGTTGAAAATTGGTAATTCAATTTCTATATCTTACTGTTGAATCAATACATTGGATTCAAAACCGAAGAATATATGTAGTTTTAAACTGGAATAAGACTAATGTAATACGACAAAGAAATTTGGTACTCAACATGCGACGAAGATTTCAAGTTCGCAGGAACCTCTTTCATCTTTTTAATTATATATTTGTTGTTTCTCATTGTTGTATATGTATTCATGTAATCTACTTACAATCAAAGTAATAAATTAGTTCCAATTGTTAAAAAAAAAAATCAGTTGGCTCTGTATATAGCACAAGGAAGTCCAGAGGGCTGTGCGAAGTTTTTTGAGTGTGAGGATGTCTATAGGCATTTGAGTTTTCGAGTTGGTTCTCATTGGATCTGTGTCTTTTAGGTTTAGAAAATCTAGACTTATATAGATATATGTATATTTGGTTCAATTTTGAATAGATTTAGGTTTCAATGTTTAGAAGCTCTTGATACATATTCAGGGTATTTAATATACGAACTGTATCTGAAAACCCTAAAAAAAATCTAAATACGTGAGAGAAATCCAAAAATATATATATTCAAAAAATACTCTGATACCAAAAGTATGAAGAATTATATCTAAAAATCTGATTTTTTTACCTGAAAAACACAAAACTATATCCAGAAACACAAACCCAAAATATTTGAAATATCAAAAACACCTAAACAATATCTAATATATACAAAACTTTCAGGGTTATTTGGATACTCTACTGGATCTTTGTAAGACCCGGACTCGATCCGAGTGATCCACGCGAGCATAAAACCAAAAAAATCACTCGAGTATAAAACCAAAAAAACCTAAAAGGGTAAAATGATGGACTCAGCCCGATCCAGTTCGTTTTTTCAGGTAAACGGCTACCATGGTGTTATAGCTCTATTTTCTTAACCAGACCGAAACAAGAAACTGATTTTATTAGTCCAAGCAAATATTTTAGGTTTGTGTTGGGGCACTAAAATGAATGATGGAAAAGTGTTGCAAGTGATTCTCTTTATTATTTGTACTTTCGTTTTCGTCTAGTTTCTTGTAACACGAGCTAGAGTTGTTAATTGTTTTTATTCAGAAGCCGACAAGCAAAACAAGTGAAAACCATACGATGTCTCTGATTCAAGTCTTGGGCTGTGAAGGCTTCCATGTTCCTGGCATCTGTAGAAAAAGGGATATTATCTTATGAGACTTCTAAAGACTAAACTTGCAAACAGAGAGTGAGTGATACAACACAAACCTCAACACCATGAGGTCCGATTCTGTTACGTGATATGAAATTCACAACTAGATTCGCAAACTCCTCTGGTACATCTTCCTGCATTCATTTACATCCACACAAATTCATTATCTCGAAACAAAATATTCACACTTAAAGATTATCCAATCGCGTTTGTTACCTGTATGGCATGTCCGGTGTGTTTGACCACAATCATCTGAAACTTTCCTTGCATTTGACCAATTGTGAGGGTCCTAGTCCAGTTTATCAACATCGTTATTACAATGCGCCATATATTTCAAATAAACTGAAGTTGAGACGTGAGCCCGAGTTAAGGGGGAAGAATACGAATATACCGGTCCAATCTATCAGTTCCAGCTAATAGCAAGAGTTTTGGAACAGGAGATGACAAGAACTTCTCTGAGAGACCTTCGTACCTGCAAGGCAACTAATATTGTTCATATACTCTCCGTCTTGCGATTGGTTTCTGTGTGCCAACATCCGTAGACTATTGTCTGTGTTGTGCTTAGAGCTATGTGCACTTAATGATCTAAAACAAGAGGTAAAAGAGGTTCATACCAGCCTTTCCAGTATTGCTCTGTTTGCTCTAGACGTGTACGGTAAGTATAGCTGGAAAAAGGTTCACATTTCAACTCACTAGGAAGCAAATATTGAATACATCTAGTCATGTTCGCAACAGAG
The DNA window shown above is from Brassica oleracea var. oleracea cultivar TO1000 chromosome C3, BOL, whole genome shotgun sequence and carries:
- the LOC106331934 gene encoding cytochrome c-2, giving the protein MATFDEAPPGNPKAGEKIFRTKCAQCHTVDKGAGHKQGPNLNGLFGRQSGTTPGYSYSAANKNMAVMWEEKTLYDYLLNPKKYIPGTKMVFPGLKKPQDRADLIAYLKEGTA